Proteins from a genomic interval of Triplophysa dalaica isolate WHDGS20190420 chromosome 21, ASM1584641v1, whole genome shotgun sequence:
- the gpx1a gene encoding glutathione peroxidase 1a, producing MAGTVKRFYDLSAKLLSGEVLNFAALKGKVVLIENVASLUGTTVRDYTQMNELHSRYAQQGLVILGAPCNQFGHQENCKIEEILLSLKYVRPGNGFEPKFQLLEKLEVNGQNAHPLFTFLKEELPQPSDDSLSLMNDPKSIIWSPVNRNDISWNFEKFLIGPDGEPFKRYSRRFLTIDIEGDIKELLKKMK from the exons ATGGCAGGCACCGTCAAGAGGTTCTACGATCTGTCCGCTAAACTTTTGTCCGGGGAGGTGTTGAATTTTGCCGCCCTGAAGGGAAAAGTTGTGCTTATTGAGAATGTAGCCTCGCTTTGAGGCACAACAGTCAGGGATTACACTCAGATGAACGAGCTGCACAGCCGCTACGCGCAGCAAGGACTCGTGATTCTGGGAGCTCCCTGCAACCAGTTCGGACATCAG GAGAATTGCAAGATTGAGGAAATCCTCCTTTCTCTAAAATACGTCCGTCCTGGAAATGGCTTCGAGCCCAAATTCCAACTTCTTGAGAAGCTGGAAGTAAACGGCCAGAATGCACACCCTCTGTTCACTTTCCTCAAGGAGGAGCTCCCTCAACCTAGCGATGACTCCTTGTCCCTGATGAACGATCCCAAATCCATCATCTGGAGTCCTGTGAACAGGAATGACATCTCCTGGAACTTTGAGAAGTTCCTCATTGGTCCTGATGGAGAGCCGTTCAAGCGCTACAGCAGAAGGTTTCTCACCATCGACATCGAAGGAGACATCAAAGAACTCCTCAAGAAGATGAAGTAA
- the brk1 gene encoding probable protein BRICK1, which translates to MAGQEDPVQREIHQDWANREYIEVITSSIKKIADFLNSFDMSCRSRLATLNEKLTALERRIEYIEARVTKGETLT; encoded by the exons ATGGCCGGACAGGAAGACCCAGTGCAAAGAGAAATTCACCAGGATTGGGCGAATCGTGAATATATCGAAGTAATCACCAGCAGCATTAAGAAAATCGCCGATTTCCTGAATTCCTTCG ATATGTCCTGCAGGTCGCGTTTAGCCACTTTGAATGAGAAGCTGACTGCACTGGAGAGGCGAATCGAATACATTGAAGCCCGG GTCACAAAAGGGGAAACCTTGACTTAG
- the setmar gene encoding histone-lysine N-methyltransferase SETMAR translates to MMRSYSQDLSKGLENVPVLIEDCLSQEAFANFQYVPENVQGPGCDLDPSAVTLPGCSCRAQSCLPDSCPCLRFGQTYDSRGLLIQQQEDDSYTQPVFECDVLCACSDSCQNRVVQKGVEVQLGVFSTTDRGLGVETLERLPCGRFVCEYAGEIIGAQEARCRQLSQTPHDMNYIIAVREHSGGDRVTQTFVDPVTVGNVGRFINHSCQPNLVMVPVRVHSLVPRLALFTNREIEQYQELTFDYGGGRNTDAQKLKEVPSDTQARSDDLKVLQRKTCHCREPNCSGFLPLDISVLH, encoded by the exons ATGATGCGATCATACAGTCAGGATTTAAGCAAAGGTCTCGAGAATGTCCCTGTTTTAATTGAGGACTGCTTATCTCAGGAAGCTTTTGCTAACTTCCAG TATGTGCCAGAGAATGTGCAAGGACCAGGCTGTGACCTTGATCCAAGTGCGGTGACGCTCCCAGGTTGCTCTTGTCGTGCCCAGTCTTGCCTGCCCGACTCCTGCCCCTGTTTGAGGTTTGGCCAGACGTATGACAGCAGGGGACTTTTGATTCAGCAGCAGGAAGACGACAGCTACACCCAGCCTGTGTTTGAGTGCGACGTCCTGTGTGCCTGCAGCGATTCATGTCAGAACCGGGTGGTTCAAAAGGGGGTCGAAGTTCAGCTGGGTGTCTTCAGCACCACCGACAGAGGTTTGGGGGTGGAAACTCTAGAGCGCCTCCCTTGTGGACGTTTCGTATGCGAGTACGCAGGGGAAATAATCGGCGCCCAGGAGGCTCGTTGCAGGCAGCTCTCACAGACTCCTCATGATATGAACTACATCATAGCTGTTCGGGAGCACAGCGGTGGAGACAGGGTCACCCAGACGTTCGTGGATCCTGTGACTGTGGGAAATGTGGGCAGGTTCATCAACCACTCCTGCCAGCCCAACCTGGTCATGGTGCCGGTGCGTGTTCACTCGCTGGTACCCAGACTGGCTTTGTTTACGAATCGAGAGATAGAGCAATACCAAGAACTGACCTTTGACTATGGAGGAGGGCGCAACACAGACGCCCAGAAGTTAAAAGAAGTGCCAAGTGACACTCAGGCGCGGTCTGATGATCTCAAAGTGCtacagagaaaaacatgtcaCTGTAGAGAACCAAACTGCTCAGGATTTTTACCGTTAGACATCTCAGTTCTCCATTGA